Proteins from one Coturnix japonica isolate 7356 chromosome 5, Coturnix japonica 2.1, whole genome shotgun sequence genomic window:
- the RHOV gene encoding rho-related GTP-binding protein RhoV isoform X1 — translation MPPQELLDYAPALRRHSPPRGSGPELGIKCVLVGDGAVGKTSLVVSYTTNGYPDEYQPTALDTFSVQVLVDGAPVRIQLWDTAGQEDFDCLRSLCYPDTDVFLVCFSVVNPSSFQNITEKWIPEIRTHNPRAPVLLVGTQADLRDDVNVLISLDRYHVKPVPRPQAEGLADKIRAEAYLECSALTQKNLKEVFDMAIVSGVEHKARQEKKMTAKGIKTLSKCRWKKFFCFV, via the exons ATGCccccccaggagctgctggactACGCGCCGGCCCTGCGCAGACACAGCCCGCCCCGGGGCAGCGGCCCCGAGCTGGGCATCAAGTGCGTGCTGGTGGGAGATGGGGCCGTGGGCAAGACCAGCCTGGTCGTCAGCTACACCACCAACGGGTACCCCGACGAGTACCAGCCCACCGCCCTCGACACCTTCTCAG TGCAGGTCCTGGTGGATGGAGCTCCAGTCCGGATCCAGCTGTGGGACACTGCTGGCCAG GAGGATTTTGACTGTTTGCGCTCACTTTGTTACCCAGACACTGATGTCTTCCTTGTCTGCTTCAGTGTGGTAAACCCGAGCTCCTTCCAAAACATTACAGAGAAATGGATCCCTGAGATACGAACTCACAACCCCCGGGCTCCAGTGCTCCTAGTGGGTACACAGGCAGACTTGCGGGATGATGTCAATGTCCTCATTAGCCTGGATCGCTACCACGTGAAGCCCGTGCCCCGGCCTCAGGCAGAAGGTCTAGCAGACAAAATCCGGGCGGAAGCCTACCTGGAGTGCTCAGCACTGACCCAGAAGAACCTCAAAGAAGTGTTCGACATGGCCATTGTCAGTGGTGTTGAGCACAAAGCTCGTCAGGAAAAGAAGATGACAGCCAAAGGCATCAAAACTCTCTCCAAGTGCCGCTGGAAGAAGttcttctgctttgtctga
- the RHOV gene encoding rho-related GTP-binding protein RhoV isoform X2, producing MGADLAFVTQQFFSMWIASGGDFTRHCFLNSFFISKLVLVQVLVDGAPVRIQLWDTAGQEDFDCLRSLCYPDTDVFLVCFSVVNPSSFQNITEKWIPEIRTHNPRAPVLLVGTQADLRDDVNVLISLDRYHVKPVPRPQAEGLADKIRAEAYLECSALTQKNLKEVFDMAIVSGVEHKARQEKKMTAKGIKTLSKCRWKKFFCFV from the exons ATGGGAGCAGACCTCGCATTTGTAACTCAGCAGTTTTTCAGCATGTGGATAGCCTCTGGAGGGGATTTCACTCGTCACTGCTTCCTTAATAGCTTCTTTATTTCTAAGTTGGTTTTag TGCAGGTCCTGGTGGATGGAGCTCCAGTCCGGATCCAGCTGTGGGACACTGCTGGCCAG GAGGATTTTGACTGTTTGCGCTCACTTTGTTACCCAGACACTGATGTCTTCCTTGTCTGCTTCAGTGTGGTAAACCCGAGCTCCTTCCAAAACATTACAGAGAAATGGATCCCTGAGATACGAACTCACAACCCCCGGGCTCCAGTGCTCCTAGTGGGTACACAGGCAGACTTGCGGGATGATGTCAATGTCCTCATTAGCCTGGATCGCTACCACGTGAAGCCCGTGCCCCGGCCTCAGGCAGAAGGTCTAGCAGACAAAATCCGGGCGGAAGCCTACCTGGAGTGCTCAGCACTGACCCAGAAGAACCTCAAAGAAGTGTTCGACATGGCCATTGTCAGTGGTGTTGAGCACAAAGCTCGTCAGGAAAAGAAGATGACAGCCAAAGGCATCAAAACTCTCTCCAAGTGCCGCTGGAAGAAGttcttctgctttgtctga